The following are encoded together in the Oncorhynchus gorbuscha isolate QuinsamMale2020 ecotype Even-year linkage group LG03, OgorEven_v1.0, whole genome shotgun sequence genome:
- the wdr6 gene encoding LOW QUALITY PROTEIN: WD repeat-containing protein 6 (The sequence of the model RefSeq protein was modified relative to this genomic sequence to represent the inferred CDS: deleted 1 base in 1 codon; substituted 1 base at 1 genomic stop codon) — MLSGAVDERLSAGSVSMSVMMAIETAALVVPVTALEFLREECLLTGEGPILTVYRLQSQSKASTSLSVLLNYRIHGIRPKPQTGDRRTSDPDDEVVVFGGKAVRLLRLSAGGQRLEPLGPLMELPDWALDVRWVSGEKGPLLGVALAHNAALLLDPVEGCVLALCSCQEGCLLYSALLLGGNWEDSVLVGGTVFNQLVLWRPGGAQLGGKAPVEKRLPGHSGVIFSLCYRRETGWLASASDDRSVRVWGWGTWGCWRGCGDPSPTCLRVLYGHQARVFSVKLSPGRVYSAGEDGACLLWDWGGGGGWLGHXKATGPGVRALAVSEGGEGQDRWVATGGADGGIRLWRVGGGGKGDAEGGQGDAEILVDLGFQGRGVPKVVGVVGDGHWIQGRVVVNTDHGEVYLYEGVRWGLLWEGGPEFQSYCVMEVLRVRGWGAAASREGLCALGSLSGGVQVFPLSQPGAGVLLRAGPGKVHSVLWVKGQAEGQGRGGYLLASGAEGLVHRWQVEVEMRDTGLALRVEPLRPLLLPPCAKRWLTAIVYLNRPQGTLWVCGDRRGSLLLFEESEHHQEKKRGAGEEHEDEERGREAHNGLVESHDEKGDVVVGEEDEEREASRAGLTLMPVSSLFGVHGKQGVTWVSEHRGLLYSAGRDGCVRVLRVGPEGLEVLRVQRACRGMEWLERVLLLEPQDSEEEQRAQEPEGSGKEARFVIVGFHSVHFVVWDPVRQEKLLSVPCGGGHRSWSYCPHQDGLSLGQGALVFIKQGVVLASKPSGEAPSRAGSLDLRQGLHGRGVGCVCRLGVVGEAGEGRWEVLVTGGEDTSLTVLAVQPQTGAVRVLSVITDHISNVRTLTAVKRLDGRTDRGTDEQTESLSALLVSAGGRAQMQCYRLLIGGNGQLGLPSCQVIQVASHRLDDQWERMRNRHKTVKMDAETRYMSIAVVDDGTESVLLALACSDGAVRLFSVSELRGKFELLWESFHHERCVLSIAPCSLEDGHGNRRVFLFSAATDGRIAVWDMSTVANSDKPPTAALAPTSPCLTVPAHQSGVNTLAVWEEGLGAGHTDGSWIALASGGDDGQLSVALIRVQYQGEAVGGSRVCLQLQSQWSVALAHAAPLTALRMLSPGLLVSTSPDQRVCLWRLATTGLSQQGALISHVADAAGLEVWIEAGVGSVSGCGDRGWVVVCGQGLQLLKVTDMEDEGNREDNTGRKSCVGGREECVKVSLYQRCLDDKTT, encoded by the exons GTGAGGGTCCGATCCTGACAGTGTACCGCCTCCAATCTCAGTCCAAAGCCTCCACCTCACTGAGCGTGCTCCTCAACTACCGCATCCATGGGATTCGTCCCAAaccacagacaggagacagacggacCAGTGACCCAGACGATGAGGTGGTAGTGTTTGGAGGGAAGGCTGTGCGCTTGCTGAGGCTGAGTGCTGGAGGGCAGAGGCTAGAGCCGCTGGGCCCCCTCATGGAGCTGCCCGACTGGGCTCTGGATGTCCGCTGGGTCTCTGGAGAGAAAGGTCCACTCCTCGGCGTGGCTCTGGCCCACAACGCTGCTCTGTTGCTGGATCCTGTTGAGGGCTGCGTCCTGGCCCTCTGCTCTTGCCAGGAGGGGTGTTTGCTGTACTCCGCCCTGCTCCTGGGTGGGAACTGGGAGGACTCTGTCCTGGTTGGGGGGACTGTGTTCAACCAGCTGGTGCTCTGGAGGCCAGGAGGAGCACAGCTGGGCGGGAAGGCCCCAGTGGAGAAGCGTCTGCCAGGTCACAGTGGCGTCATCTTTAGCCTCTGTTACCGCCGGGAGACTGGTTGGCTGGCCTCCGCCTCGGACGACCGCAGTGTAAGGGTCTGGGGGTGGGGGACCTGGGGGTGCTGGAGGGGGTGTGGAGACCCCAGCCCGACGTGTCTGCGGGTGTTGTATGGACACCAAGCCAGGGTGTTTTCCGTCAAGCTGTCCCCTGGACGGGTGTACAGCGCTGGGGAGGACGGGGCCTGTCTGCTGTGGGactggggaggtgggggagggtggCTCGGACACTGAAAGGCCACCGGTCCGGGGGTGAGGGCGTTGGCAGtcagtgagggaggggagggccaGGACAGGTGGGTGGCCACCGGAGGGGCAGATGGAGGGATCCGCCTGTGGcgggtggggggaggagga aagggagatgcCGAGGGAGGGCAGGGGGACGCGGAGATCCTGGTGGACCTAGGCTTCCAGGGTCGAGGCGTCCCCaaggtggtgggtgtggtgggggACGGGCACTGGATCCAGGGCAGGGTGGTGGTGAACACAGACCATGGGGAGGTCTACCTCTATGAGGGGGTGCGGTGGGGTCTCCTATGGGAGGGGGGTCCTGAGTTCCAGTCCTACTGTGTGATGGAGGTGCTACGGGTGAGGGGTTGGGGGGCTGCTGCATCCAGGGAGGGGCTGTGTGCTTTAGGCAGCCTCAGTGGAGGGGTGCAGGTCTTCCCCTTGTCGCAGCCTGGCGCGGGGGTGTTGCTGAGGGCAGGGCCAGGGAAAGTCCACAGTGTGCTGTGGGTGAAGGGCCAGGCAGAGGGGCAGGGGCGAGGGGGGTACCTGCTGGCATCCGGAGCAGAGGGCCTGGTCCATCGTTGGCAGGTGGAGGTAGAGATGAGAGACACTGGACTGGCTCTCAGGGTGGAACCACTCCgtcctctccttctgcctccctgTGCCAAACGCTGGCTCACTGCTATAGTTTACCTCAACCGCCCACAGGGGACACTGTGGGTatgtggagacaggagaggatcactgctgctgtttgaagagagtgaACACCAtcaagagaagaagaggggagctgGAGAAGAGcatgaggatgaagagaggggaagagaggcacATAATGGGCTGGTTGAAAGCCATGATGAAAAGGGGGACGTGGTAGtcggagaggaggatgaggagagagaggccagCAGGGCAGGGCTGACCCTCATGCCTGTGAGCTCTCTGTTCGGGGTGCATGGAAAGCAGGGGGTGACGTGGGTGTCGGAGCACCGGGGGCTGCTGTACAGTGCGGGGAGAGATGGCTGTGTGAGAGTCCTCCGGGTTGGACCAGAGGGACTGGAGGTTTTGAGGGTCCAGCGGGCCTGCAGGGGGATGGAGTGGCTGGAGAGAGTTCTGCTTCTGGAACCCCAGGACTCTGAAGAGGAGCAGAGGGCCCAGGAACCAGAAGGAAGTGGGAAAGAGGCCCGCTTTGTGATCGTGGGCTTCCATTCGGTCCACTTTGTAGTGTGGGACCCCGTGAGGCAGGAGAAGCTGCTCTCAGTGCCCTGTGGAGGAGGCCATCGGTCCTGGAGCTACTGCCCCCACCAGGACGGCCTCTCTTTGGGCCAGGGGGCCCTAGTGTTCATCAAGCAGGGGGTGGTCCTGGCCTCTAAACCCTCTGGGGAAGCACCCAGCCGTGCAGGGAGCCTGGACCTGAGACAGGGGCTGCACGGCAGGGGAGTGGGCTGTGTGTGTCGCTTGGGGGTAGTGGGGGAGGCTGGAGAGGGCCGCTGGGAGGTGCTGGTGACCGGAGGAGAGGACACCAGCTTGACCGTCCTGGCGGTCCAACCGCAGACGGGCGCGGTCAGAGTGCTGTCGGTCATCACTGACCACATCTCGAATGTTCGGACTCTGACagcagtcaaacgtttggatgGAAGGACtgacagagggacagatgaaCAGACAGAGTCCCTCTCTGCCCTGCTGGTATCTGCAGGTGGACGCGCACAGATGCAGTGCTACCGGCTGCTGATTGGAGGAAATGGACAGTTAGGCTTGCCCTCCTGTCAGGTGATACAGGTGGCCAGCCACCGATTGGACGATCAGTGGGAGAGAATGCGGAACCGACACAAGACTGTGAAAATGGACGCAGAAACCAG GTACATGTCCATTGCCGTGGTGGATGATGGGACAGAGTCGGTCCTCCTGGCGTTGGCCTGCAGTGATGGAGCTGTGAG gctcttcTCAGTCAGTGAGTTGAGGGGAAAGTTTGAGCTCCTGTGGGAGAGCTTCCATCATGAGAGATGTGTACTCAGCATCGCCCCCTGCAGCCTGGAGGATGGACACGGCAATCG acGTGTGTTCCTCTTCAGCGCAGCCACAGATGGAAGGATAGCAGTGTGGGATATGAGCACCGTAGCCAACTCAGACAAGCCCCCTACTGCGGCCCTAGCCCCAACCAGCCCCTGTCTAACAGTCCCCGCCCACCAGAGTGGAGTCAACACCCTGGCCGTATGGGAGGAGGGCCTTGGGGCTGGACATACAGACGGATCCTGGATCGCATTGGCCAGCGGAGGAGATGACGGACAGCTGTCAGTAGCACTCATCAGGGTGCAGTACCAGGGGGAGGCGGTAGGGGGCAGCAGAGTGTGTCTACAGCTCCAGTCTCAGTGGTCCGTGGCGTTAGCCCACGCTGCCCCTCTGACCGCCCTGAGGATGCTGAGCCCAGGCCTGTTAGTGTCCACATCCCCTGACCAGAGGGTGTGTCTGTGGAGGCTGGCCACTACCGGACTCAGCCAACAGGGAGCGCTCATCTCCCATGTGGCAGACGCAGCAGGGCTGGAGGTTTGGATTGAGGCTGGGGTTGGGTCTGTGTCTGGAtgtggggacaggggctgggTGGTTGTCTGTGGACAGGGGTTACAGCTGCTGAAGGTGACCGACATGGAGGATGAAGGGAACAGGGAGGACAATACTGGAAGAAAGAgctgtgtgggagggagggaggagtgtgtgaAAGTGTCTTTATACCAGCGTTGTCTGGATGACAAGACAACATGA